CGCGGCAGTCCCAGACCCATGGGCGGGAACCGTTGCCTTTAGAGGCTCAGCGCGGGCCTGAAAGCGCAAAGCTCCTCGTCGGCGATTGAGACGACGTTCCAGCGTCAGGTGCAGACCCACTCGCGGATCTTGCACTCCTTCTTCTCGCCCCCGCACTGCGCCGTGGCCCTGTCCTCGGCCTCACGGCGGGTCGTGGCCGAGGCGGCGCCCCAGAATGGGGTTGCCGCGCCGCGGCTCTTGCCGACGGAGAGGGCCGCGCAGTGCTCGTAGGGGAAGCCGGTGCCATCGTCATCGTCCCAGTGGCGATGGTTGCGGAACACCTCGACGACCCTGCAGCCGGCACCATCGGCGTTCTCGCAATGCTTGAGCGCGATGTCCTCCGCCTCGTCGCGCTTATCGGCGCCCCAGAAGAAGCCGTGCCGGCCGTCGCCCGGCGAATAGGCGATCGCGCCCCAGATGCCTTTTTCCTCGCCTGTCGGCGCCGGCGGCGGCGCCACCAGGTCCGCGGCGTGGCTCGCAATCGTAAGCCCGGCGAGCGCCGCAAGAGCGGGCAATGAGAGGCGGCGATTGATCAGCATTCTCGTGCTCCATGTTGCAGCCATTCAGCAATCCACCGCGGATCCCGACCCCTATCCGCCCATCCGCGCGACGGAGACGACGATGCAGGTATTTCCGGTCGGGACCAGCAGGGCCTGGCCACCATCGTTGGCCAGGTTGAAAAGCACCGTGTTCGAAAGATTGTCCGTCGCAACGCTGCCCTTCGGCAGGGTTTGTGCGACTTCCTGGCAGGATTTCTGGAACGGGGCGATCCGCACGAAGCCGCCTTCGCAGGTCTGGCCGACAGGCGAGGCAAAGACGACGCCGGCGGCTTGCGTCTTGTAGTCAGGCAAGTCGTAGCTCATGCCGGCGACCGCCTGCAGAGCATGGGTATCCGGAGAGGATTTGTCCCATTGCGTTTGGACCGCATAGCTCGATCCCGCGGTGAGAGCCTGGCCGAGCGTGGCGAAAAGGTTGGCGCAGGTGCGGACGCCTGCCTGGGTCACATGCGCCTGAAACGGATTCTTGTTCGCAGAGGCATCCGCCGGCGCGGGCTTGGTTTCCGCGGGTTTGGCTTCTGCTGGCTTGCCTTGGGCGGCGGGCGCCTGCGCTTGCGCCGAGGCCGTGCCCGCGACGAGCGTGCCTAGCGCGGGGAAGAAACGGAACGACAGGATGACCGCCACCGCGACGAGGACAGCGAACGCGCCGAGCAGCGCGGTGTTTCGCAGCAGCCGCCAGACCGACGAACGCCTCGGCGGCAGGCTGGCCGACGGGTCTTGCGGAGCTCCCGGCTGAGGTCGCATCAGAATTCTTTCCTCGATGGATTGGCGTGTCATTTGCAAGTCTTTCTATTTGATGGCCGACAGCGCGGTCTTGAGCCCCTTGAAAGGAGCGTCGAGGCTGACCGCCGCGCCCGACGGCAGGGAATAGGTAACCTGGACGGTGGTCTCCTTGCCGATCTGCTCGCGAAGCACGGGCCCCACCGGGAGGTAACCGACGCAGACCGACGCATCGCAGGCCTGCAGTTGAACTTCGACCGGCTGCTTGCGGCCAGCGATTTTCAGCGAAAGCTTGCTGCCTGCGCCCGTGGCGCCGGGGGTCCGCAATATCAGGAAAGGCTTGCCCTTCTCGTCGGCCGCAAGCGACCAGCTGAAGACCAGCGCCTGGCTCTGGTCGATGAAGGACTGGCTGATGTTGCAAACTTTCTTCCTGGCCTGCAGGTTCTCGTCGCAGATCAGCGTCCAGTTCTCGAACGGACGCGTGGTCCGCTGATATTGGCCAAGCTTCACGTTCGCGGGCACCGCGACTTCCGAAGGCTTTATCCGATAGGCAGACGGGACTGCCTCCTGCCCGGCCGCGCGCGGGCCGGACAGGAGCAGGCAGGTCAATGACATCGCTATGACAGAGACCGCGTACCTGGTCATGAACGGACTGCTTGTTTGCGCATGATCTTTCCGCAAACCGCTACACACTTTCCGGGATCATGCTTCTAGTTGATGGTAAAGCTGACGCCCGCGCCGACACCCCAGTGGCCGCCCGCCGTCGTGCCGGACACGTTGGCCCGGGCGCGCCCGTCCTCGCTGGTGTAGCCGGCGCCGAACGCGACGGCTCCCTCGCCGCGCCAGTAGCCGCCGCCTGCCGCCACGCTGAGCTTGCCTGGACGATCGTCATAGCGCAGCGAAGCGGCCGCCAGGCCGATCGCGGCCGCCTGGCGCGCCTCGCCTCGAGCCTCGCCCATGTCCATGTTGAGCTGGCTGAGCTTGGAGTCGGTATAGGCATTGGCCTGCTGGAGCGTGGTGGCCGCCACCTGGTTGGTGTAGGTCTTGGAGTCCGTCAGGTTGAGCGCCAGTTGGTCGGTAAGCTGCTTGACGTTGACCGCGTCGGTGTCGGCTGTGCCGGCGCCGACATTGTGGATGACGACGGGCGCGTTCACGTCGCCGCCGACCAGCGTCAGCGAGTTGGACTTGGTGCCGTCCGGGTTCTTGTCATATTGGACGGAGAACTCGGTCAGATTGCCGACGCTTCCCTGCACAGCTTCGACAGCCTGGTTGGTCGCATAGAGCTGGCTGCCGTTGATGGCGTCAGTCGAAGTCTGGCTGATCCGGCCCGCGGCCACGTTGGTGACGGTGCGCTCGTTGCCGACGCTGCCGACGCTCACCGTGCTGGTCGGCGTGGTGCCGGCGAAGGTGTAGGCGACGCCGTTGATCGTGGTGCCGGTGGTGGCGACCGCGGCCGCCGTCGTCGAGCCCGCGCCAAGTGCGACGCTGCCCGGCTCGTTGGCCGTGGCGCCGGCGCCGAGGGCTACGGCCTGGGCGCCGTTGGTGGTGGCGTTGGTGCCGAGCGCGACACTGTCGGCCTGGTTGACGGTGGAGTTCTGGCCGATCGCGATGCCGCCAGGCGCGGTCTGCTGGACGATGGCGCCGTTGCCCATGCCGATGCCGTTGTCGCCGTTGACGGTGGTGCGCGGGCCGATCGCCACCGAATCGGTGCCGACCGCCAGCGAGTCCGAGGCGGTCGAGTTGGCGTGGAAGTACATGGTGCCCGTCACCGCGAAGGAGCTCAGCGCGCCCTTCAACTGGCGAAGCGTGACGGCGTCCTGGTCCAGCGTGCCGTCGGCCACGT
The window above is part of the Mesorhizobium sp. WSM4904 genome. Proteins encoded here:
- a CDS encoding DUF4189 domain-containing protein, translating into MLINRRLSLPALAALAGLTIASHAADLVAPPPAPTGEEKGIWGAIAYSPGDGRHGFFWGADKRDEAEDIALKHCENADGAGCRVVEVFRNHRHWDDDDGTGFPYEHCAALSVGKSRGAATPFWGAASATTRREAEDRATAQCGGEKKECKIREWVCT
- a CDS encoding invasion associated locus B family protein, with amino-acid sequence MTRYAVSVIAMSLTCLLLSGPRAAGQEAVPSAYRIKPSEVAVPANVKLGQYQRTTRPFENWTLICDENLQARKKVCNISQSFIDQSQALVFSWSLAADEKGKPFLILRTPGATGAGSKLSLKIAGRKQPVEVQLQACDASVCVGYLPVGPVLREQIGKETTVQVTYSLPSGAAVSLDAPFKGLKTALSAIK